The Antedon mediterranea chromosome 11, ecAntMedi1.1, whole genome shotgun sequence genome window below encodes:
- the LOC140063255 gene encoding uncharacterized protein yields the protein MTDLLVPDTPAAQRSNRWQDEVVEPSCCGPVQLKVNTTQIKLHSIMYIVCGVLLIGLGIVACVLDCTFNGLSIPAGVLLIATGVVGLCVRKHGALAIVYGCLNPFCFLYGIALLVFMLAALPEGEGYWNSFCSSYDCKYRYYVYSGCCYDEKFIFKWENVCIDLAILVVGVIVMVTSLAANTLSLRDLNWVKFCCLKKNMHSGQVGSAGLQVNGQSSPAMKPCWTPCDSNGHRNATIILSIIHIIIGVISVGLGIGALIVECRYAHIGMPIWTGILIFMVTGFYGFLSTTEKGAYIPCFFAFSILAFLMSINMFSWAAVNIPNEEHCSDQCLESCYAAPTESPYYPWYTTESPYHPWYTERPYPPWYPTTPDPRKYCCDIRYICNDTTEAVVLDSLIVGFGVLEMLVCMATFGLSFSQLSCYFCCRNGCSTCKCCENKKDTAHQMVMTTDGNMMMVAVPNTQHGMIPSLVNNQQMMPQPMLIPANQLIAGQNQTSGSPVQPNIVGGQFLVQGNGQPQPMMFQGNAQPMVVQGQVQPMVVQGQRQPMMTQEQVQPMVVQGQRQPMIMVQGQVQPMMVQGQRQPMIMVQGQVQPVMAQGQSKPMVVQGQGQPMVVQGQVKPMVHQRQGQPMVVQGQVQPMIVQTQGQGMVPSQPGIPTQSMFIQQPVVPDGQDAGVVQSQMQQNNQPTPQSQLTNQTASAHVQAGSLPQGVESPAVASDDANQGIGVIPNPTV from the exons ATGACAGACTTATTAGTTCCTGATACTCCAGCAGCTCAGAGGTCGAATAGATGGCAAGATGAGGTGGTAGAGCCGTCTTGTTGCGGTCCAGTTCAATTAAAGGTTAACACTACTCAAATCAAACTACACAGCATTATGTACATTGTCTGTGGAGTTTTGTTAATTGGATTGGGCATTGTAGCTTGTGTGCTTGATTGTACGTTCAATGGATTGTCAATCCCAGCTGGTGTTCTG CTTATTGCTACTGGTGTTGTTGGACTGTGTGTAAGAAAACATGGAGCTTTG gCTATTGTGTATGGGTGCTTAAACccgttttgttttttgtatggCATTGCTCTTCTTGTTTTTATGCTGGCTGCTCTCCCCGAAGGAGAAGGTTACTGGAATTCATTTTGTTCAAGTTATGATTGCAAGTATAGGTACTACGTATATAGTGGCTGCTGTTACGAtgaaaaattcatttttaag TGGGAGAATGTTTGCATTGATCTTGCAATCCTGGTTGTTGGTGTTATCGTCATGGTTACATCATTAGCAGCTAATACTCTTAGTTTGCGTGACCTGAATTGGGTCAAATTTTGCtgcttgaaaaaaaatatg CATTCAGGACAAGTTGGCAGTGCTG GGTTGCAAGTGAATGGTCAGTCATCACCAGCCATGAAACCATGTTGGACACCATGTGACAGTAATGGTCATCGTAATGCCACTATCATCTTAAGTATCATCCACATCATTATTGGGGTCATCAGTGTTGGACTTGGAATAGGAGCATTAATTGTTGAATGTAGATATGCTCATATTGGAATGCCAATCTGGACAGGAATACTG ATATTTATGGTGACTGGTTTTTATGGATTTCTGAGTACCACAGAGAAAGGGGCATAT ATCCCTTGTTTCTTTGCCTTTTCCATTCTAGCGTTCTTGATGTCTATTAACATGTTTAGCTGGGCAGCTGTTAATATTCCTAATGAAGAGCATTGCAGTGACCAATGTTTGGAATCGTGTTATGCTGCTCCTACTGAAAGCCCATATTACCCATGGTATACTACTGAAAGCCCATATCACCCATGGTATACTGAGCGTCCATATCCACCTTGGTATCCTACTACACCTGACCCTAGAAAGTACTGCTGTGACATTCGTTATATTTGTAACGATACTACAGAAGCG GTAGTTTTAGACAGTTTAATTGTTGGATTTGGTGTTTTGGAGATGTTGGTTTGCATGGCAACGTTTGGTCTGTCTTTTTCACAACTTAGTTGTTACTTTTGTTGTCGCAATGGTTGTTCTACTTGTAAATGTTGTGAAAATAAG aaagATACTGCACACCAAATGGTGATGACAACTGATGGTAACATGATGATGGTAGCAGTACCAAACACACAGCACGGTATGATACCTTCCTTGGTAAACAATCAACAGATGATGCCACAACCAATGTTGATTCCTGCTAATCAACTTATTGCTGGCCAGAATCAAACATCAGGGTCTCCTGTCCAGCCAAACATAGTTGGAGGACAGTTTCTGGTCCAAGGGAATGGACAACCACAACCAATGATGTTTCAAGGAAATGCACAGCCAATGGTGGTCCAAGGACAGGTTCAACCAATGGTGGTCCAAGGACAGAGGCAACCAATGATGACCCAAGAACAGGTGCAACCTATGGTGGTCCAAGGACAGAGGCAACCAATGATCATGGTGCAAGGACAGGTTCAACCTATGATGGTCCAAGGACAGAGGCAACCAATGATCATGGTGCAAGGACAGGTTCAACCAGTGATGGCCCAAGGACAAAGTAAACCTATGGTAGTCCAAGGACAGGGACAACCAATGGTAGTCCAAGGTCAGGTAAAACCAATGGTACACCAAAGACAGGGACAACCTATGGTGGTCCAAGGACAGGTACAACCAATGATAGTCCAAACACAGGGTCAAGGAATGGTGCCATCACAACCAGGAATACCAACACAGTCTATGTTTATTCAGCAACCAGTGGTTCCAGACGGTCAGGATGCAGGTGTGGTTCAAAGCCAGATGCAACAAAATAATCAACCAACTCCACAAAGTCAGCTAACCAACCAGACAGCTAGCGCACATGTTCAAGCAGGGTCACTTCCACAGGGAGTTGAATCGCCTGCTGTGGCCAGTGATGATGCTAACCAAGGCATTGGGGTTATTCCAAACCCGACTGTCTAA